A genome region from Anastrepha ludens isolate Willacy chromosome 3, idAnaLude1.1, whole genome shotgun sequence includes the following:
- the LOC128858776 gene encoding uncharacterized transmembrane protein DDB_G0289901 isoform X2 → MRFAAVWLLAATAGFTVLGLSEANIPGGQQTMNKATQIAGNNNAVTSLLNVDPQANVGVNALNAIPQTSGGAANNIGGQQTQSAGNRIAGQGNTVTNLANVSPQANVDVNLLNSISQQTSGAAGGGNSGGAFNKISSPIEQEAVYTSSGAAYTSSGAAYTSSGAASTSSGAASSPGRAASSQSGSVQTQTPTYSYQSPVDPRANFCRQYLNSIRRAAPASTGSATGNNLGGTQTLNRGANIVGDGNSATSLINADPQVNVGLNLLNSITQTASGATGSGGGLAGGPLGGVGGATNNIGGKQSMDKSTNIRGSGNQVFSLLNLDPQINADVNALNSIRQQLISAAQTQRTLALIANDPQAISCIQYLNSIRRVVPTTPGGASRNNIGGSQAQNTGAPTNLDSAAGNNLGGTQVLNRGASIVGDGNGVSSLINADPQVNVGLNLLNSITQTASGATGAGAGAAGSESGGLLGGPLGGKGTSITGSGNRVFSLLNLDPQINADVNALNSIRQHLVSAAQTQETSALIANDLQAFACTQYLNSLRCVVPTSTGGATRSSGGSQVQNTGAPTNLGSAAGNNLGGTQTLNRGASIVGDGNGVSSLINADPQVNVGLNLLNSITQTTSGATGAGAAGSESGGVLGGPLGGLSGATNNIGGKQTMNKGTSITGSGNRDFSLLNLHPQINADVNALNSITQEAVYTSRGAASSSGSTASSRNGGAQTQQALTTLTTDDPRANFCTQYLNSIRRAAPASTGSAAGNNLGGTQVLNRGANIVGDGNGATSLINVDPQVNVGLNLLNSITQTASGATGSGGGALGGLGGATNNIGGKQTMDKSASVRGSGNTVFSLLNVDPQINADVNALNSIRQESVSAAQIQRTSTLIANNLLAIACTQYLNSISRVEPTTTGGAGRNNIGGSQTQNSGTNIEGSSNQGPGAADWECENIGGQQQRNSGTDIVGNNNQVITGADISPQINADLNILNSVRQQIRCRTKASTHFLTLPPTLPPTLPPTLPPTLPPTLPPTLPPTLPPTLPPTLPTTVPPTPPPTLPPTLPSTLPPTPPPTLPPKLPPTVPPTLPPTLPPTLPPTLPPTLPPTLPPPRPPTLPPTLPPTLPATLPPTLPPTIPPYVPPFPPYSHPYPPHVPYNYPPVPPAHYYTPSSAPSARTNCFEISDYDLAGNKEKIRIVCVPRPSDPGSQIVLPTVYPPAPMQRCYRRRCNHQNKSPDTNCCVSNQSDENVPAPVDSSSGETDSESYGQVESPSRLRYDDY, encoded by the exons GTCAATGCCTTGAATGCGATTCCTCAAACATCTGGTGGTGCTGCAAATAATATTGGAGGCCAGCAAACGC AATCTGCTGGTAATCGCATTGCTGGTCAAGGAAATACTGTCACGAATCTCGCAAATGTCAGTCCTCAAGCAAATGTTGACGTGAATCTCTTAAATTCTATCTCGCAACAAACCTCTGGAGCAGCTGGCGGTGGCAATAGTGGTggagcatttaataaaattagcaGCCCCATCGAACAAGAAGCAGTTTATACATCCAGTGGTGCTGCGTACACATCCAGTGGAGCTGCATATACATCCAGTGGTGCTGCATCTACATCCAGTGGTGCTGCATCTAGCCCCGGTAGAGCAGCTAGCAGCCAAAGTGGCAGtgttcaaa CACAAACTCCGACGTACTCGTATCAATCACCGGTTGATCCGCGCGCAAATTTTTGTAGACAATACTTAAACTCGATACGTCGTGCAGCGCCTGCTAGCACTGGCAGTGCGACAGGAAATAATCTTGGTGGCACCCAAACTC tAAACAGAGGTGCCAATATTGTAGGAGATGGAAATAGTGCTACGAGTCTTATCAATGCCGATCCACAAGTGAATGTTGGCCTCAATTTGCTCAACTCAATCACACAAACGGCTTCTGGCGCAACTGGTTCTGGAGGTGGATTAGCAGGTGGTCCCTTAGGAGGCGTGGGTGGTGCGACTAATAACATCGGGGGCAAGCAAAGTA TGGACAAAAGCACCAACATTAGGGGTAGTGGCAATCAAGTCTTCAGTTTGTTAAATTTGGATCCTCAGATAAACGCGGATGTAAACGCTTTGAACTCTATTAGACAACAATTAATTTCTGCGGCTCAAACTC AAAGAACTTTAGCACTTATTGCCAATGATCCGCAAGCGATTTCTTGCATACAATACTTAAACTCGATCCGTCGTGTGGTGCCCACTACACCTGGCGGAGCATCAAGAAATAATATTGGTGGCAGCCAAGCTc aaaatacTGGTGCCCCTACTAACCTCGACAGTGCGGCAGGAAATAATCTTGGTGGCACCCAAGTTC tAAATAGAGGTGCCAGTATTGTAGGAGATGGAAATGGTGTTTCAAGTCTTATCAATGCCGATCCCCAAGTGAATGTTGGCCTCAATTTGCTCAACTCAATAACACAAACGGCTTCTGGCGCAACTGGTGCTGGTGCTGGAGCAGCAGGCAGTGAAAGCGGTGGATTATTAGGTGGTCCACTGGGAGGCAAAGGCACCAGTATTACCGGTAGTGGCAATCGAGTCTTCAGCTTGTTAAATTTGGATCCTCAGATAAACGCGGATGTAAACGCTTTGAACTCTATTAGACAACATTTAGTTTCTGCGGCTCAAACTC AAGAAACTTCAGCACTTATCGCCAATGATCTGCAAGCGTTTGCTTGCACACAATACCTAAACTCCTTACGTTGTGTGGTGCCTACTAGCACTGGCGGAGCAACAAGAAGTTCTGGTGGCAGTCAAGTTC aaaatacTGGTGCCCCTACTAACCTCGGCAGTGCGGCAGGAAATAATCTTGGTGGCACCCAAACtc tAAATAGAGGTGCCAGTATTGTAGGAGATGGAAATGGTGTTTCGAGTCTTATCAATGCCGATCCCCAAGTGAATGTTGGCCTCAATTTGCTCAATTCAATAACACAAACGACTTCTGGCGCAACTGGTGCTGGAGCAGCAGGCAGTGAAAGCGGTGGAGTATTAGGTGGTCCACTGGGAGGGTTGAGTGGAGCAACTAATAACATCGGTGGCAAGCAAACCA tgaacAAAGGCACCAGTATTACCGGTAGTGGCAATCGAGACTTCAGCTTGTTAAATTTGCATCCTCAGATAAATGCAGATGTGAATGCTTTGAATTCTATCACACAGGAAGCAGTATATACCTCCAGGGGTGCTGCATCTTCTTCGGGTAGTACAGCTAGCAGCAGAAATGGCGGTGCTCAAACTC AACAAGCTCTAACGACTCTCACTACGGACGATCCGCGCGCGAATTTTTGCACACAATACTTAAACTCGATACGTCGTGCAGCGCCTGCTAGCACTGGCAGTGCGGCAGGAAATAATCTTGGTGGCACCCAAGTTC tAAACAGAGGTGCCAATATTGTAGGTGATGGAAATGGTGCTACGAGTCTTATCAATGTCGATCCCCAAGTGAATGTTGGCCTCAATCTGCTCAATTCAATAACACAAACGGCTTCTGGCGCAACTGGTTCTGGAGGTGGTGCATTGGGAGGCTTGGGTGGTGCGACTAATAACATCGGTGGCAAGCAAACAA TGGATAAGAGCGCCAGTGTTAGAGGCAGTGGCAATACAGTCTTCAGCTTATTAAATGTTGATCCCCAGATAAACGCAGATGTAAACGCTTTGAACTCTATTAGACAAGAATCAGTTTCTGCGGCTCAAATTC aACGAACTTCAACACTTATCGCCAACAATCTACTAGCGATTGCTTGCACACAATATTTAAACTCGATCAGTCGTGTGGAGCCTACTACCACTGGTGGAGCGGGACGAAATAATATTGGAGGTTCTCAAACTC AAAACAGCGGTACTAATATTGAAGGTTCAAGCAATCAGGGTCCTGGTGCTGCTGATTGGGAATGTGAAAATATTGGTGGCCAACAGCAGC gtAATTCCGGTACGGACATTGTTGGCAATAATAATCAAGTAATCACTGGCGCCGATATAAGTCCTCAAATCAATGCAGATCTTAATATTCTGAATAGTGTGAGGCAACAAATTCGTTGTAGAACGAAAGCGTCAACACATTTTCTGACATTACCGCCCACACTTCCTCCGACATTACCGCCCACACTTCCTCCAACATTGCCTCCCACACTTCCTCCAACACTACCGCCCACTCTTCCTCCAACACTACCTCCCACACTTCCTACGACAGTACCGCCCACACCTCCTCCGACATTACCGCCCACGCTTCCTTCGACATTACCGCCCACACCCCCTCCGACATTACCGCCCAAACTTCCTCCAACGGTACCTCCCACACTTCCTCCGACATTACCTCCCACGCTTCCTCCGACATTACCGCCCACACTTCCTCCAACATTGCCACCCCCGCGCCCTCCGACATTACCGCCCACACTTCCGCCAACACTGCCTGCTACATTACCGCCCACACTTCCTCCAACAATTCCACCTTATGTACCTCCATTCCCACCGTATTCCCATCCATACCCACCACATGTTCCCTATAACTATCCACCAGTCCCACCCGCACATTACTATACGCCATCATCTGCACCATCAGCACGGACCAATTGCTTTGAAATAAGCGATTATGATTTAGCTGGGAATAAGGAAAAAATCCGTATAGTGTGTGTTCCTCGTCCCTCAGATCCGGGTTCACAAATAGTTTTGCCAACTGTATATCCGCCAGCACCAATGCAACGTTGCTATCGCCGTCGTTGCAATCATCAAAACAAATCACCGGATACTAATTGCTGTGTTTCAAATCAGTCTGACGAAAATGTACCTGCTCCTGTGGACTCTTCCTCTGGAGAAACGGATTCAGAAAGCTATGGGCAGGTGGAGTCGCCATCCCGTTTAAGATACGATgactattaa
- the LOC128858776 gene encoding uncharacterized transmembrane protein DDB_G0289901 isoform X1, translating into MRFAAVWLLAATAGFTVLGLSEANIPGGQQTMNKATQIAGNNNAVTSLLNVDPQANVGVNALNAIPQTSGGAANNIGGQQTQSAGNRIAGQGNTVTNLANVSPQANVDVNLLNSISQQTSGAAGGGNSGGAFNKISSPIEQEAVYTSSGAAYTSSGAAYTSSGAASTSSGAASSPGRAASSQSGSVQTQTPTYSYQSPVDPRANFCRQYLNSIRRAAPASTGSATGNNLGGTQTLNRGANIVGDGNSATSLINADPQVNVGLNLLNSITQTASGATGSGGGLAGGPLGGVGGATNNIGGKQSMDKSTNIRGSGNQVFSLLNLDPQINADVNALNSIRQQLISAAQTQRTLALIANDPQAISCIQYLNSIRRVVPTTPGGASRNNIGGSQAQNTGAPTNLDSAAGNNLGGTQVLNRGASIVGDGNGVSSLINADPQVNVGLNLLNSITQTASGATGAGAGAAGSESGGLLGGPLGGKGTSITGSGNRVFSLLNLDPQINADVNALNSIRQHLVSAAQTQETSALIANDLQAFACTQYLNSLRCVVPTSTGGATRSSGGSQVQNTGAPTNLGSAAGNNLGGTQTLNRGANIVGDRNSVTSLINADPQVNVGLKLLNSITQTASGATGSGGGLAGGATSNIGGKQSTNKGTNIRGSGNQVFSLLNLDPQINADVNALNSIRQHLVSAAQTQNTATTNLGSAAGNNLGGTQVLNRGASIVGDGNGVSSLINADPQVNVGLNLLNSITQTTSGATGAGAAGSESGGVLGGPLGGLSGATNNIGGKQTMNKGTSITGSGNRDFSLLNLHPQINADVNALNSITQEAVYTSRGAASSSGSTASSRNGGAQTQQALTTLTTDDPRANFCTQYLNSIRRAAPASTGSAAGNNLGGTQVLNRGANIVGDGNGATSLINVDPQVNVGLNLLNSITQTASGATGSGGGALGGLGGATNNIGGKQTMDKSASVRGSGNTVFSLLNVDPQINADVNALNSIRQESVSAAQIQRTSTLIANNLLAIACTQYLNSISRVEPTTTGGAGRNNIGGSQTQNSGTNIEGSSNQGPGAADWECENIGGQQQRNSGTDIVGNNNQVITGADISPQINADLNILNSVRQQIRCRTKASTHFLTLPPTLPPTLPPTLPPTLPPTLPPTLPPTLPPTLPPTLPTTVPPTPPPTLPPTLPSTLPPTPPPTLPPKLPPTVPPTLPPTLPPTLPPTLPPTLPPTLPPPRPPTLPPTLPPTLPATLPPTLPPTIPPYVPPFPPYSHPYPPHVPYNYPPVPPAHYYTPSSAPSARTNCFEISDYDLAGNKEKIRIVCVPRPSDPGSQIVLPTVYPPAPMQRCYRRRCNHQNKSPDTNCCVSNQSDENVPAPVDSSSGETDSESYGQVESPSRLRYDDY; encoded by the exons GTCAATGCCTTGAATGCGATTCCTCAAACATCTGGTGGTGCTGCAAATAATATTGGAGGCCAGCAAACGC AATCTGCTGGTAATCGCATTGCTGGTCAAGGAAATACTGTCACGAATCTCGCAAATGTCAGTCCTCAAGCAAATGTTGACGTGAATCTCTTAAATTCTATCTCGCAACAAACCTCTGGAGCAGCTGGCGGTGGCAATAGTGGTggagcatttaataaaattagcaGCCCCATCGAACAAGAAGCAGTTTATACATCCAGTGGTGCTGCGTACACATCCAGTGGAGCTGCATATACATCCAGTGGTGCTGCATCTACATCCAGTGGTGCTGCATCTAGCCCCGGTAGAGCAGCTAGCAGCCAAAGTGGCAGtgttcaaa CACAAACTCCGACGTACTCGTATCAATCACCGGTTGATCCGCGCGCAAATTTTTGTAGACAATACTTAAACTCGATACGTCGTGCAGCGCCTGCTAGCACTGGCAGTGCGACAGGAAATAATCTTGGTGGCACCCAAACTC tAAACAGAGGTGCCAATATTGTAGGAGATGGAAATAGTGCTACGAGTCTTATCAATGCCGATCCACAAGTGAATGTTGGCCTCAATTTGCTCAACTCAATCACACAAACGGCTTCTGGCGCAACTGGTTCTGGAGGTGGATTAGCAGGTGGTCCCTTAGGAGGCGTGGGTGGTGCGACTAATAACATCGGGGGCAAGCAAAGTA TGGACAAAAGCACCAACATTAGGGGTAGTGGCAATCAAGTCTTCAGTTTGTTAAATTTGGATCCTCAGATAAACGCGGATGTAAACGCTTTGAACTCTATTAGACAACAATTAATTTCTGCGGCTCAAACTC AAAGAACTTTAGCACTTATTGCCAATGATCCGCAAGCGATTTCTTGCATACAATACTTAAACTCGATCCGTCGTGTGGTGCCCACTACACCTGGCGGAGCATCAAGAAATAATATTGGTGGCAGCCAAGCTc aaaatacTGGTGCCCCTACTAACCTCGACAGTGCGGCAGGAAATAATCTTGGTGGCACCCAAGTTC tAAATAGAGGTGCCAGTATTGTAGGAGATGGAAATGGTGTTTCAAGTCTTATCAATGCCGATCCCCAAGTGAATGTTGGCCTCAATTTGCTCAACTCAATAACACAAACGGCTTCTGGCGCAACTGGTGCTGGTGCTGGAGCAGCAGGCAGTGAAAGCGGTGGATTATTAGGTGGTCCACTGGGAGGCAAAGGCACCAGTATTACCGGTAGTGGCAATCGAGTCTTCAGCTTGTTAAATTTGGATCCTCAGATAAACGCGGATGTAAACGCTTTGAACTCTATTAGACAACATTTAGTTTCTGCGGCTCAAACTC AAGAAACTTCAGCACTTATCGCCAATGATCTGCAAGCGTTTGCTTGCACACAATACCTAAACTCCTTACGTTGTGTGGTGCCTACTAGCACTGGCGGAGCAACAAGAAGTTCTGGTGGCAGTCAAGTTC aaaatacTGGTGCCCCTACTAACCTCGGCAGTGCGGCAGGAAATAATCTTGGTGGCACCCAAACtc tAAATAGAGGCGCTAATATTGTAGGAGATAGAAATAGTGTTACGAGTCTTATCAATGCCGATCCCCAAGTGAATGTTGGCCTCAAATTGCTCAACTCAATAACGCAAACGGCTTCTGGCGCAACTGGTTCTGGAGGTGGATTAGCAGGTGGTGCGACTAGTAACATCGGGGGCAAGCAAAGTA CGAACAAAGGCACCAACATTAGGGGTAGTGGCAATCAAGTCTTCAGTTTGTTAAATCTGGATCCTCAGATAAACGCGGATGTAAACGCTTTGAACTCTATTAGACAACATTTAGTTTCTGCGGCTCAAACTC aaaatacTGCTACTACTAACCTCGGCAGTGCGGCAGGAAATAATCTTGGTGGCACCCAAGTTC tAAATAGAGGTGCCAGTATTGTAGGAGATGGAAATGGTGTTTCGAGTCTTATCAATGCCGATCCCCAAGTGAATGTTGGCCTCAATTTGCTCAATTCAATAACACAAACGACTTCTGGCGCAACTGGTGCTGGAGCAGCAGGCAGTGAAAGCGGTGGAGTATTAGGTGGTCCACTGGGAGGGTTGAGTGGAGCAACTAATAACATCGGTGGCAAGCAAACCA tgaacAAAGGCACCAGTATTACCGGTAGTGGCAATCGAGACTTCAGCTTGTTAAATTTGCATCCTCAGATAAATGCAGATGTGAATGCTTTGAATTCTATCACACAGGAAGCAGTATATACCTCCAGGGGTGCTGCATCTTCTTCGGGTAGTACAGCTAGCAGCAGAAATGGCGGTGCTCAAACTC AACAAGCTCTAACGACTCTCACTACGGACGATCCGCGCGCGAATTTTTGCACACAATACTTAAACTCGATACGTCGTGCAGCGCCTGCTAGCACTGGCAGTGCGGCAGGAAATAATCTTGGTGGCACCCAAGTTC tAAACAGAGGTGCCAATATTGTAGGTGATGGAAATGGTGCTACGAGTCTTATCAATGTCGATCCCCAAGTGAATGTTGGCCTCAATCTGCTCAATTCAATAACACAAACGGCTTCTGGCGCAACTGGTTCTGGAGGTGGTGCATTGGGAGGCTTGGGTGGTGCGACTAATAACATCGGTGGCAAGCAAACAA TGGATAAGAGCGCCAGTGTTAGAGGCAGTGGCAATACAGTCTTCAGCTTATTAAATGTTGATCCCCAGATAAACGCAGATGTAAACGCTTTGAACTCTATTAGACAAGAATCAGTTTCTGCGGCTCAAATTC aACGAACTTCAACACTTATCGCCAACAATCTACTAGCGATTGCTTGCACACAATATTTAAACTCGATCAGTCGTGTGGAGCCTACTACCACTGGTGGAGCGGGACGAAATAATATTGGAGGTTCTCAAACTC AAAACAGCGGTACTAATATTGAAGGTTCAAGCAATCAGGGTCCTGGTGCTGCTGATTGGGAATGTGAAAATATTGGTGGCCAACAGCAGC gtAATTCCGGTACGGACATTGTTGGCAATAATAATCAAGTAATCACTGGCGCCGATATAAGTCCTCAAATCAATGCAGATCTTAATATTCTGAATAGTGTGAGGCAACAAATTCGTTGTAGAACGAAAGCGTCAACACATTTTCTGACATTACCGCCCACACTTCCTCCGACATTACCGCCCACACTTCCTCCAACATTGCCTCCCACACTTCCTCCAACACTACCGCCCACTCTTCCTCCAACACTACCTCCCACACTTCCTACGACAGTACCGCCCACACCTCCTCCGACATTACCGCCCACGCTTCCTTCGACATTACCGCCCACACCCCCTCCGACATTACCGCCCAAACTTCCTCCAACGGTACCTCCCACACTTCCTCCGACATTACCTCCCACGCTTCCTCCGACATTACCGCCCACACTTCCTCCAACATTGCCACCCCCGCGCCCTCCGACATTACCGCCCACACTTCCGCCAACACTGCCTGCTACATTACCGCCCACACTTCCTCCAACAATTCCACCTTATGTACCTCCATTCCCACCGTATTCCCATCCATACCCACCACATGTTCCCTATAACTATCCACCAGTCCCACCCGCACATTACTATACGCCATCATCTGCACCATCAGCACGGACCAATTGCTTTGAAATAAGCGATTATGATTTAGCTGGGAATAAGGAAAAAATCCGTATAGTGTGTGTTCCTCGTCCCTCAGATCCGGGTTCACAAATAGTTTTGCCAACTGTATATCCGCCAGCACCAATGCAACGTTGCTATCGCCGTCGTTGCAATCATCAAAACAAATCACCGGATACTAATTGCTGTGTTTCAAATCAGTCTGACGAAAATGTACCTGCTCCTGTGGACTCTTCCTCTGGAGAAACGGATTCAGAAAGCTATGGGCAGGTGGAGTCGCCATCCCGTTTAAGATACGATgactattaa